The Cottoperca gobio chromosome 5, fCotGob3.1, whole genome shotgun sequence region ATTAACCATGAAGAGGAAAAGATTAACtatttaaatgcatattttgaAAATCTGTTCTTCAGCTGAATATTTTATGATATTGTAACAAGTTATTTTAAACaatgtgttgttattttaaCATAAGATATGATGTTTTACCATTTTtggtatttattattgttattattaaggTTACCTTTTACTGTGAATGGGTTGTCACCTTGTGGACTAGCTGCAAAGCCAAAAATCACTACTGTTGAAAAGGTACATTTTGTTGTCTCTTTAAGGtcatagtttgacattttgggaatcAATCAGGAGTTTCTTTAAATCCTTAACATTTAGTAGATATACTGGATATATATTGCAGATATCTATAATTCCATTGAGGTCACTTCAGATATTTGTTGATATCTAGAATGAACATTTTTGATATTTGCAATAGAATCTTTACTGGGGAAAAACTCATTTCAGAAATCTACAATCAAAATGTTAGTCATCAGAATTTTAATATCCGATATCCCAAATGAAAAACCGTTCCAGATATCCATAATGCGCATTGTATGCTagctctttccctctgtttacagtcattgtgctaagctaagctaactgtatGTGAGTGGTATCAGTCTTCTCATCTGGCGTTacttgacaacaacaacaacaacaacaacaacaacaacaacaacaacaacaacaaaaaagcaagtgcgtttcccaaaatgtcaaactactcctTTTAAATTCACATTTACAGATTTGGGCTCAAGTGAGGTCAGGGCCTGTAACCTGTAATTATTCTGTATTTGGGTTAAGTTAAGCATCTTGGACAAACCCTGTGCCCTTTGTAAGATGTATGAACAGTAAAACATCAAGCATGTGTTGTACAGTTAGCTGTCTGACTACTGATAGGTGACGAGTACCTTTATTCGGGTGTAATGTATCTCGAGTCACAATGAGACATTAAAAAACTCTGTTATGCTGATTGATCAGAGAAGACTGAGACTTACTGCTGTAGCTCGTCTCCAAACAAGAACTATTACTGCTGCTTTACAGCATAACTTGGTTCCTCCGATGGCGACGTCCATTTGTACAGAATTGTTGAGCCTTTGTGAAGCACAAAGAGAACACTGGACTCTTCTTTGTAAGATGCTTTCATATGTAGTTCGACATAACATTTGCTCaatgatgtgtttatttgtgcttcTAAACCAACTCCATGAGTGTGTTTACGGAAACTGACATCAGTTGGCAGAATAACTTGTCTCGATGAATGGCTTTTTGTCTGTTGTCATATGGATGGTATGACATTGTATAATAAAGTGAGtgaaaaggttttatttctattaacaTAAAATTTAACTTTGGAATGTAAAAATCCATCTGTCtgctgtgtctttctgttttcaAAAGTAGTATGTGTTTACATACGTTTGACCACTAGATGTCCATATAAACCTCCAAACAATGTTAAATATGTTCACATGTTTGGCTGAATTTATTCTGCTCATTGTCAATCACTAATCACATCATGCCCCTAAAAACACTGACAATCATTATTTGTCATCCGTGCTCAAGCTATACAAGATTTCATTGTATAGTTTGTCTTAAAACTGTGACGTGTACAAGTATACATCTCTATGTACAAGTATACATCTCTATGTACAAGTATACATCTCTTTCACAGCCCAACTGCACACCAGGAGTTTTtaacaatattaaacatttatcatGAACCAAAGAAATGAGAATTCTAACTTCATATAAATGTGTAGCCATGTAAAATATAGCAAATGGCTAaagaacatatactgtataacgtTTTGtaagaaaggaaataaaagtatagaaatacatataaaataaaaatgtatgcaaTTGCGAGTAGCATTAGagatattaatttattttttaatcttttcatttgtatctgttctatttctatttcagaATTTTAcccatatatatttttgcaaagtttatttattttaaattaaatattttaatatttcaatttgtatctgttatatttatatttacgaTTTTTAcccatatatatttttgcaaagtttatttattttgacatttatttatttattttggtccTTTTAACAGAATATTCTTCTCAAATCATCTTAACTGAGTAACTTTCAGTCAGTAATTTCAAATCTATTACATGATGTGTGCTTCTTTAAAATCTACCAATTCTCTAAACTTTAAGTACCGTTGGTGTAATAACCCGCAGGATATTATTCTTCACTGCGCACCAGCATCATTGGCCTGTTGTTGCTATATTAAGCTTTAATAAGTTTCTCCCAAAATGTTGGGAATGTGTACATTCAAGAAACCGTTTCTaacagaaacactgatgttttCACTGGCAGAAAATGTGAAATTCTAAATGTCATTactcaacaaaaataaaaagataaactgGTCTTAATATAAACATAACTTGTGTAATAGGAAGTCTGTGTAACTATGCTCTGTAAACTTCAGCCCTTCCCATTACCTTTAAAGGAGTGTGTACCCTCAACTAAATATGGACATGCACTTTTACAGGATTTCGAAGAATGTCCCAGCCTCACAGTCCACTTTGATGATGCGAGGCTCTTGCAGTTCACTGGTACCCCTCACTTCAAGACTGAGAGTCCAGCCTCTTTGCAACAGGATTGATGCCTCCGGTGGCTTTGTGTTGAGCGGGGCGCGACAGGACAGCAGGATACCAGCTTTGTCCTATGGGAATCCTTCTCACCATAGGAGAGAAATAACCAGGTTTCCTACACAGTAGGGAAAAGTATGGAATTTGATTTGAGTCATTTCCAGGTCTGGATAATTacggaagaaagaaaagagagggcAGAAAGATATTAGTGTTTCCAGACCTACTCTGATTTAAAAAGTCAGCATCTTCTCCACGGGTGTAGCAGCCTTAACAACCATGTCCAGGAGAAAGGTGAGGGGCCTGACCCGTACGGGCCGTCAGGTCAGCGAGGACCCAGATTTGGACAACCTGCTGTCCACCCTCTCCCCCgaggaggtgaaggagctgGAGAATGACATGATGAAAGTGCCGGACCTCAAGCCGGAGGATGAGAAGATCATCGACAAAGGGGAGAGCCAAGCTGTGCAGCCGCCTACGGGCAACAGTGTCCGAGACGTTAAACTGGACAGCAGACAGGAGAGTGACCGCAAAGGGAGGCTGAGCGAGAGGGAACAGTCATTTGAGGTTTGTGAACTCGAATCTTTATCTGCTTTAGTGGCAAATGTATGTTTGGAATTTGACTTACGACTCATTACTCCcttaatatgtttgtatttgagcagtttttaataaaaaatgatggGAGTTTATTCAATTACATGACAATGTATGCACTTATGACTGATAGATTGCAGCATTATGTAACATCCACTGTCCCCGAGGTATTCTAATGATAGCTTTCATgtgctattttttattttgctccaAGCAAAGAGCCAACTGAACATCATGCACCCAGACTCCCACAGCTCATAATAAGAGTAGAGTTGGCTTCTGTGCCAGGAAAAATACTGTTTTCCCCTGTGAGGCTTCCTTACATGCTTTTCACATTCTTAATCTTCTTCTCACACTGGGAAACACAGCATCAGAAACACACGGAAACCTCTTTTATTCCTGAGACATGCTATGAAAGAGTCCTCCTTATGTGAGTGTCGGGGAGCCAGGTTTCTTGCAGTCTGTGTGTTTAAAGGAGAGACACTTCAGTCGATGGAGCGGAGGCCCTGCGGAGCTTCTTAATCCCGGCCTGATGGAATTCCTTGGTTGATTGCTCCTACGCTCACTGCCTTTTAAGGATACATCTGCCAGGGCCACGGCCTCACACAGCCAAACAGATGGAGACTCACAAATCAACTCAAAGCGACTCGCTGCAAATGTATTCGTGCACTGTAAAGAACTGCCTCCTTCTCCCTTTGCTGACTGTAAGCACCCATGCCATATTGTGACAGGgagcgtgtgtttgtttacagtgagcAGATGGACGAGGAGCTGTTTGACAGTAAAGGAATACAGTATTTAAGTAGAAGGTGTTATATCCTACTATACATGccatacattatatattgtatatctgTAGGAACAAGGTCTTAATTCTGTTGACTTGTGAGGCTTTAAACTCTTCAAAATGTTGGTTTAGGGCACTACATCCTTTGACACTCTAGGATCCTATAACTATTTTTGGTATTGGCATATATTTAACTGCTTTACGTTGTGACTCCTCATATTCGTCCTCCTGCAGGGTGACACAAAGAAGGAGAGCCGGAAGCAGGAATACCTGAGGAAGATGGGCCTGAGCCAGGAGGGGAACGACGACGTGACAGTAGGGCTACAAAGACAAGCCAGTGTCTCAAGTGAAAGAGATATTAAGGCGGACGACAAAAACAGCAAAGGTCCCGAAGGTTTGAAAGAGGAGCGGAGTCGTCTTTCCAGTAGATACAGGAAGCAGGAAAGCAGAGAGAGTGACGTGACAGAGGAGaccaaagacaaagagaaacaagaggACAATAAGataagagacagaagagaaagcagagagagcacaggtaacaaaacaaaagatatgATCTCTAAGTTACAGGACAAAAAGGATGAAAGCAAAGACAGGaaagaagacaggagaaaagaTGAGAGCAAAACCAAAGACCTTATCTCGAAGCTACGAGAAAAACACGAGAAGGAAGTGggcaaggagaaggagagaagatcTGAGAGTTTCAGGACTCAAGGACTTGTCTCTAAAATGTTGGAGAAGCAGAGCAAAGCACAAGAAAGCCCGAGCCCGGAGAGTAAATCAGAAGAGAAGACGCCTAAAGCGGAGGAGAAGAAAGCTGAAGATAAAAACAAGCCTGAAGTGAAACTTGAGCGACAGGCATCAGAGAGAGGTGAGGTGCAGGTGAAACACGACAAGGCGGAGAAAAGGACAGATAGAGAAGAGCTGGTTAACCATAGTGACCAcgtgaaagagaaggagaagaaggttAGCACGGAGAAGACGGTGGAGgagaaaaaggacaaagagGAGGGCAGGGGAAAAGTTCAAAAAGCTGAAGAAAGTGAGAAACTTGGCAACTGCGTGGTCAAAAACAGCCCCAACAGCAAGgcgaaagaggaagaggaggaggaggaagactcGAGCATGTTCGATGAGCTGATGGAGCAGGTTCGCAGCAACGACCCCTCCCTCATTGAGCTCAACGTCAACAACTCAGAGGTCATCAAGACCAAAACACTCATCGAGTTTGCAGAGGCTTTGCACAAAAACACCCACGTTAAGAAGTTTGCTTTGGCTAACTGCCGTGCGGACGACCACGTGGCTTATGCCATCTCAGGCACGCTGCGCAGCAACAACTCCATCACCAGCATCAACGTGGACTCCAACCATCTCACCGGCAAGGGCATCCTGTCTCTGATCCAGGCGCTGCCACACAACTCCACCTTGACTGAGCTCCGCTTTCAAAACCAGCGTCACATCTGTGGCGGGAAGACCGAGATGGAGATGACCAAGATCCTGAAAGAGAACACCACTCTGCTCAAACTGGGCTACCACTTTGAGTTAGCTGGACCCAGAATGACTACGACAAACATACTGAGTCGCAACATGGACCGGCAGAGGCAGAAGCGCCTGCAGGAGCAGAAGCAGGCCCAGGCCAACGGGGAGAAGAAGGGGACGCTGGAGGTACCCAAGGTGGGGGGTGGAGGATCTCTGAGAAGCTCGCCCAGAGCGTCGCCTAAACCTTCTCCAATACCGTCCCCTATGCCATCGCCAAAGCTGACTCCTAAAAGAGGAGCTGGAGGTCTggctccaccaccacctccgcctcctcctgGGGGGGGACCGCCAC contains the following coding sequences:
- the lmod1b gene encoding leiomodin-1, which translates into the protein MSRRKVRGLTRTGRQVSEDPDLDNLLSTLSPEEVKELENDMMKVPDLKPEDEKIIDKGESQAVQPPTGNSVRDVKLDSRQESDRKGRLSEREQSFEGDTKKESRKQEYLRKMGLSQEGNDDVTVGLQRQASVSSERDIKADDKNSKGPEGLKEERSRLSSRYRKQESRESDVTEETKDKEKQEDNKIRDRRESRESTGNKTKDMISKLQDKKDESKDRKEDRRKDESKTKDLISKLREKHEKEVGKEKERRSESFRTQGLVSKMLEKQSKAQESPSPESKSEEKTPKAEEKKAEDKNKPEVKLERQASERGEVQVKHDKAEKRTDREELVNHSDHVKEKEKKVSTEKTVEEKKDKEEGRGKVQKAEESEKLGNCVVKNSPNSKAKEEEEEEEDSSMFDELMEQVRSNDPSLIELNVNNSEVIKTKTLIEFAEALHKNTHVKKFALANCRADDHVAYAISGTLRSNNSITSINVDSNHLTGKGILSLIQALPHNSTLTELRFQNQRHICGGKTEMEMTKILKENTTLLKLGYHFELAGPRMTTTNILSRNMDRQRQKRLQEQKQAQANGEKKGTLEVPKVGGGGSLRSSPRASPKPSPIPSPMPSPKLTPKRGAGGLAPPPPPPPPGGGPPPPPPPMLDVDALRNSLTPVSQRKLDAKSPGGGKNTRDQLLASIRGNDKKQLKKVAVPKWLQ